Within the Enterococcus hirae ATCC 9790 genome, the region AAGGTGGATTATTTGTTAATACACCGACTGGATTATTGTAAATTTTCAAACCATCAATGGTTGATTCGATCACGAGAGCTTCATTTTGGTCAGCAAGCATCCAGTGAAGAGGAGAAAGTGGAAGTTCTTCACTAAAATTGATATTTACTAAGTTGATCTCAGCAAGTAATTTTTTTGCCTCATCGATTGTTGCGCATTTTCCTAATAACCAAGGGATAAATTCGAATGGTGAGATATTGGTTTTACCAGAGTCTTTTTCAAAGTAATGAGCATTTTCAGGGAAATTCAAACCTGCCATGCTAAGTCCTTTTTCATTTGTTGCTTCAAAATATAACGGATAATTATCAACAACTGCAGCCATACCAATTAACGCATAGTGAGAGGGTAGAGGATCCGTTCGACGAAATTTAAAAGGATAGTTTCTAGGCGTAATTGTCACTACTTGTCCATAAGAAAGCTCTAAATCTAAGTTTCGTCCAAAATAATGATCTTTAGTTGCATAAACAATGGATGTACACATGATACATCTCCTCCTTTTATTAATATAAATTAATGATAATACCAATTTTAATTTTTTACCAGAAAAACTGATTTTTGATTAAAAAAACTCCTATTATAAAAAAAGATCTTTTCTAAGATGGATTTACTTTGTAAGGATTAACAAGACAAGTGTGCGGTGTTCTAGAAAATTTTAGCGGAAAATAAGCCGAAGAATGCCCTAACTAGAAGGGATTCTTCGACTTATTTCTCAGAGCTAGAGACGTCACAAAATTTTTATGACAATTAAACTGAAGTAAATCTTACAGGTTCTGATTCAAAGAAAGTCACTCTTTGAGGGGATGGTTGGGAATTTCTTTCACTTTTAATATATCTAATAAGAATGTAAAAATTGGAATACCAACAATCAAACCCCATACTCCTAAAAAGCGTTCGCTGATCAATAATACAATAAAGGTATAGAAAATCGGTAATTCTGTTTTACTAGACATCAATTTTGGATTCAAAACATAAGATTCAAGTAAATGGACGATTAAAATCGTTAATAAGATGTAAACCACATCTTTTATGCCACCTTGAGAATACGCAATAAAGGATAAGGGCACACAAGAGATAATGACACCAGCAACTGGGATCAAACTTAAAATAAAGATCATAATTGCTAAACTAAGCAACTGATGGAAACCAAAAGCAGCTAAAGCAATCGTTGTGAGGATCGTGTTTAATAAAGCAATAATGAACTGTGCCTCTAATACTAATCCAAAGGTATTGACAAATTTATCAGCAAAGTAATAAATGTCTTGGAAGAACCAAGAAAATTCGCCTTTTAAGAATAAGCGGGAAAATAGGATTGTTTTTTTCTTTTCGATCATAAAAAAGAAACTTAAGATAAAAGACATAGTAAAGGCGACAGCCATCTTACCAAAGTCTTGCAAATAGCCTAAAGCAATTGATGCACCATTTTGTAATTGTTCAAAGAAATCATTTCTTTCAATGTAATTATGGATATAAAGTAAAACCGGATCAGCGTCTTTGGGTTGATGTTCATAGAAATTGATGACTGATTTGACCATGTCAAATGTTTGGTGTACCAAGACGGGGATATAAATTGTAAATGCTAAATAGATTAGGTAAACCACAAGAGCATAAACAATAATGGTTAATACTCCGGTTGGAACCTTAATGAATCGTTGGATAATTTGCACTAAGTGAATCATTAAATACGTAAAAATAAAAGTTAGTAAAATTGTTGTAATCATGCTTCTTACAAGAAAAAGGACTACAATAATGATTAATAGAACAGTCATACGACGAATTTTTTCATTCGCCAAAAAGCGTTGGTAAACAGACAAATCAACAACCTCCAAGTAATTTAAGTCATAGCGTACATATTTGATTATAAAGCGGAAATAGGGAATTAGGAAGAAAAAAATAAAAACTGCAGACATTGATGAGCAATGTCTGCAGTTTGACTGTTTAGTTCCTAGTGTTTTTCCCGAAAATTAGTTAGCATTTTCTTGCTGAGTTTTTGCAAAAGAACAAGCTCATCCGGTTCAAGTGGAAGACTCGCTAATATTTTAGCAGGAATATCTTTTGCTTTTTCTTCTAAAGCTTTTCCATTAGAAGTCAGTGATAGAATCGTAATACGCTCGTCTTTATCTGCTCTTCTTCTTTGAAGTAGGCCTTTGTCAGCCATTTTTTTTATGACGGGCGTCAAGGTTCCAGAATCTAAACAAAGTAAGCTGCCAAGTTCTTTCATTGTGACTTGTTGGTTTTCCCATAAAACACGCATTACCAGGTATTGCGTGTAAGTTAAATCTAAAGGCTTCAGCAAAGGGTTGTACGAGCGAATGATTTCTTTAGAGGCGGCATATAAAGGAAAGCACAACTGGTTTTCTAAATATAAATCTTCCATTTTCTCCACCTCGATTCTCGTAGTTCCTTGTTAGCATAGCTGATTTTGTAATAAATGTCTAGCTGTTAACGGCAGTCAATGTCACTTCAATATTACCTGCAGTTGCCTTAGAATAAGGGCAAACCTTATGAGCTGCTTCTAGTAATTCTTGTGTTTCCTCTAAAGAGAGACCTTCAACATGACCTTCAATTTCAACGCCTAAAACAAAACTCATTTCATTTTCAGCATACAAAGATACTTGAGCACTGATGGTAGAAGCACCAGAGATATTTTTTTGATTTTTGATCAATTCTAACGCACTATTGAAACAAGCACTGAAACCTGCTGCAAATAATTGCTCAGGATTCGTTGCATCGGCTACACGACGTCCAGGAGCCGCAATTGTAAGTTCAAATGAATGATCTGGACTATGAACTTCACCTGAACGACCACCAGTATTGATCATTTTTGTAGAATACATTTTTTTCATAAAAAACACTCCTTTAAATTTGATTTTGTACAATTAAATTGTATACAACTTAATTGAGAAAGGCAACTAATTCGTTTCAGCATGGGCATAAAAAAAACGAGCGACTACACGTTATGGCATCACTCGTTTTAGATAAATTATTTAAGCAGAATCAATTTTTAGAAGAAATACAAAAATAGAAGAGGAAGTATTTATGAATAAGCTTCTTATTACTCAATTGGATGGTAAGTAAAGCCACTACCAGTTACTTCAGCTACACTGCTGACAATCACAAAAGCAGTAGGGTCGATTTCTTCGATCAATGATTTGACTCTTGAAAACTCCTGGTCTGTTACGACGATCAATAAAACTTCTTTAGATTTGCGGTTGTAGCCACCTTTTGCTTCTAATAAAGTTAAGCCACGACCAATTTCCGCACTTAAACGTTGGCGGATTTCTTCGATAGAAGTTTCGCTCATCACCATTATCGATTTTTTACGATTCATTCCTGTTTCAATATATGACATTACAATCGAGGTAATGACGATCGAAAGAATGGCGTATAAAAATTCTTCAAACCCAAAAATAAATAAATTAAGTGATACAACAAACGCATCTGTTACCAATAAACCAATCGAAGTATTCAAATGAAAGTACTTTTTGAAGATCAGTGGTGGAATAGTTGTTCCGCCACTTGAAGAATTATTTTTGTATAAAATAGCGACACCCAGAGCAAAGATCGCACTACCAAAGATCACTGAAAGTAAACGATCCGACGTAACCATCATTTCAGGGACGACCGCAATAATCAGCGGAAAGACAAGACTTCCAAAAAGCACTTTGAAAAAAGGTTTTTTTCCAAGAAATACAAGAGCTAATACCAACATGATGATATTTAATACTAAAATGACCATTGCACGATCAAAACCTAAAGCCGATTCTAAGAGAATACCTAAACCACTCACACCGCCTGCTGCGATATGGTGGGGGCCTAAAAACATATTGATACCTACGCCTAAAATGGTTAAGGCAAACATTATTTTTATGTATGTCCAAATCATCGTTTTCATTTGCTTCATCCATTCACATCCATTCATTATTGTATTTTAATTTTTTAGTGCTTTTTTCATTATAACGTAATATTCACCTAAAGTTAACTACTATTTTAAAAAAATGTTAGGTTAGTCTAACATTTCAGGTTGAGAAATAGATGAGCTATGAGTTCACTATGTTGCTATAGATAGTGAATAATCATATTTTTTATCGATTGAAATAAAAATGAAAGATGTCTTTTACTTTTACTTATTTCGATAAAGAGCAAATAAAGATGGAAATTTAATGAATGAAAGGTTGGACATAAATGCAACGTCATGTCGATTCGTTACGAACAGTTAGTGTGCAAGAACCATTGGCAATAAGATGAGCAGGAGTTGGTTCGTTTTCTTTTTCTAAATAAATTTCAGCTGCCCAAAATTGGATAGAACGTCCAATTTTAGTTGGACGTGCGATCACTCGTAATTGTCCATTTTGAGCGCTGTTAAGGTGGTTGACGTGTAAATCTACACTTACCGCATATTGTGGCGAGCTTAAATGTTGGTTAGCACCAATACTACAAGCGGTTTCAATCAAGATACCGTTGATTCCACCATGAAGGAAGCCAAAAGGTTGGAGATGGATGTCAGAAATCGGTAGTAACAATTCAACCTGTTCTTTTGAGATAGACATTGTCTCAATCTGTAAATATTCGATTAAATTCATTTTTAGGTTTCATTCCTTTTTTGTTTTTTGAATAGTATAACAGAAATTCTTAAAAAATATAAAATTACAAACGTTTTCTTTGGCTTTTGTGTATAATAAGAATGTTCAACTTAGAGGAGGAATAAAATGAGAGAATGGCAAACAATTAAAGACTATGAAGAAATACTTTTTGAAAAACATGGTAAAATAGCAAAAATAACAATTAATCGACCTCAAGTACACAATGCATTCACTCCAAAGACAGTGTTTGAAATGATTGAAGCTTTTACTATTTGTCGAGAGCGGCAAGATATTGGTGTGATTATTTTAACCGGGGCAGGAGATCAAGCATTTTGTTCTGGTGGAGATCAAAAAGTTCGAGGAAATGGCGGGTATGTAGGTGATGATCAAATCCCTCGCTTGAATGTGCTAGATCTCCAACGCTTGATTCGGGTCATTCCAAAGCCTGTGATTGCTATGGTCAAAGGTTGGTCGATCGGTGGAGGCAATGTCTTACAACTTGTTTGTGACATCACAATTGCCGCTGAAAATGCGAAATTTGGACAAACAGGTCCGAATGTAGGAAGTTTTGACGGCGGTTATGGATCAGGCTATCTAGCTCGAGTGATCGGTCATAAAAAAGCAAAAGAAGTCTGGTTTATGACGAAACAGTATTCCGCAACAGAAGCTTTAGCAATGAATTGGATCAACACAGTGGTACCTTTAGCCGAAATTGAAGACGTAACGATAGAGTGGGCAGAAGAAATGTTGAAGAAAAGTCCTTTAGCATTAAGAATGATCAAGGCTGCAATGAACGCAGATACAGACGGACTAGCGGGGATCCAACAATTAGCAGGGGATGCCACTTTACTTTACTACACGATGGCTGAAGCTCAAGAAGGACGAGATGCATTCAAAGAAAAGAGAGAGCCTGACTTTGACCAATTTCCTAAATTTCCCTAAACAAAAACCAAATAGTTGGTTGCAACGACAAGCATTAGAACAGCCAGATCAGCCAGCCTTTTATACGAAAGATGTTTGTCTAACGTTTAGTGAATTGAATCACTATGTACAGCAACTTGCTTATTATTTCAAACGTTTTATAAGCAATCAACAAAAAACTATTAAAAGAGTAGCCATTTTGAGCGACAATCAGACAATGATGTATCAGTCGATCTTAGCTCTATGGGAACTAGGAATGGAGATCCAATTTCTAAATACAAGGTTAACCAGTGAAGAACTAGCTTATCAGTTAAAAGATGCCAATACACGACTATTGATCACTGAACATCCTGAACATTTTTCCTTTGAAAATGTAACCATCATTTCTTTCCCGGAAAAAAAGGAACTAATCGGGAGAATTAATGAACCACCAATTGATTTCGGCTATCAATTGGAGCAAATAGCCTCGATCATGTATACATCTGGGACTACTGGAAAGCCAAAAGGAGTACCTCAAACTTTTTCAAACCATCAAGCAAGTAGCCTAGCTACACAAAAAAGTATGGCTATCGAGTCTGGCGAGAATTGGCTTTGTTGCGTCCCGTTGTACCATATCAGTGGTTTATCGATTCTTTTACGTTCCCTTGTTTTAGGAATTAGCGTTCATTTATGTGAGAAATTTCACCCATCAGAAGTCAACCAACTGATTTTAAGCGAAAAAACCGCTTATTTGTCGTTAGTCACGAAAATGTTAAAAGATCTGTTGCCGTTTGTACCAGAAGACGGTTATCCTTCTTCTTTGAAGCAAGTTTTATTAGGTGGCGGTCCGATTGAATCTACCTTACTTGAAGACTGTTGCCAGTTGAAGCTACCCGTTATGTTGTCTTATGGCATGACAGAAACATGTTCCCAAGTTGTCGCAGGTAAAATCAATTTGCATTCAAAGTTTAAAGACACGGTTGGTCGTCCGCTAATGGGTGTGCAAATTAAAATCGATGGGACAGATCAAGCGAATGAATCTGGAGAAATTCTTTTGAAAGGTCCGTCGATCGTTAAAGGATATCTCAACGGACGAGATCGACATTCGTGGACGAAAGAGGGCTGGTTTTGTACTGGTGATTGGGGCTATTTAACAGATACTGGTGAACTAAAAATTCTTAGTCGAATGAGTGAGCGAATCATCTCTGGCGGAGAAAATATTTACCCTGCTGAGATTGAAGCAATTTTTTTAAAAAGTCAGAAAATTGCAGAGGCTATTGTTATTGGTAGAGCCGATCCTAACTGGGGGCAACGCCCAGTAGCTTATTTGAAATTAATAGATAAGGTCAGCGTTAATGAAATTTGCAATCTCATGGAGCAACTTGCTTCCTACAAACATCCTGACGAAATTTTTGTCATCCATGATCTACCAAAAACAGCCTCAGGAAAACCATTAAAACGACTTTTTTTAACAGAAGAAAGAGTGAACTATATTGACTACCAACTTATTTAATCTAAATCTACAGGAAGTACCTGAAGCTGACTATGTATGTTATAGCTTTAAGATTCCTTATGAACCGTTAGCAAATCTCTTTGCAAAAGCGAGTGACTTTAAAGGCACACGTTTCTTTTGGCAAACGCCAGACAAAAATGTCGGTTTCTTGGGGTTTGGGCGTAATCTTTTAAAGAAGCGTGGAAACTGGTCCACCGAAGACCTGATAAATGCTAAACAAGAGTTTTTTAAAAAACTTTCGTTTCTGGTTCCTGAAAAAGAGACTCCGATTCTTTTTGGAGGATTACCTTTTGATGCTGAAAACAAAAATCAAGCGCCTATTTGGGGAGAATTGGCAGAGGGCTGTTTTATTCTACCCGAACTATTAATCAAGCAAAATCATCAGCAACTAACCGTTGTAATAACCGCAAGTAATCATTTTAAAACTTTAAAAGAACTCGATGAGTTTATTAAAGAAAAAATGAGACTCATTAATGAAATGAAAGAGCGATGTGTCCCAGATTTTTCGCCAAGTCAAATATTAAAAGAAACTGAAGTAGCTGTTCCTCATTTCTTAAAAGCTGTTGAAGAGACGATCGAAGTCACAGCAAATAAAAAATCAGCACTTAAAAAAGTGGTTTTAGCAAGACAGATGCAATTAGTTGGCAAAGAATTTTCTGTTGAAAAAATCTTACTTCATCTGATTAGTCAACAACCAAACACCTATCTCTTTGTTTTAGAAGCAAAAGGTCAAGCGTTTATTGGCGCAACACCTGAACGTTTGCTTCAGGCGACTGATACCCATTTCTTGACCGCTAGCATTGCTGGCTCTATCGCTAGAAGTTCAAACGAAAGAGAAGACGTTACATCGGGAGAAAAACTTTTAAAAGACTCTAAAAATATTGGAGAACACCAATTAGTCGTCGAACGTTTAACAGAACAGATGCACTCATTTATTAAGGGGAAACTAACAGTATCAGAAAAAAGTCTTTTAAAAAACCGAGACATTCAACATCTTTGTTTGACGTTGAAAGGGA harbors:
- the bsh gene encoding choloylglycine hydrolase, translated to MCTSIVYATKDHYFGRNLDLELSYGQVVTITPRNYPFKFRRTDPLPSHYALIGMAAVVDNYPLYFEATNEKGLSMAGLNFPENAHYFEKDSGKTNISPFEFIPWLLGKCATIDEAKKLLAEINLVNINFSEELPLSPLHWMLADQNEALVIESTIDGLKIYNNPVGVLTNNPPFDYQLFNLNNYRHVSPTVSSNHFAKNLELDVYSRGMGGLGLPGDLSSASRFVKAAFTKWQSVSGDSEMESVNQFFHILTSVEQQKGLCDVGNGKFEYTIYSSCCNMDKGIYYYTTYNNHQITAVEMHKENLEGTELITYPVVDQEQIHYLNK
- a CDS encoding AI-2E family transporter, whose translation is MSVYQRFLANEKIRRMTVLLIIIVVLFLVRSMITTILLTFIFTYLMIHLVQIIQRFIKVPTGVLTIIVYALVVYLIYLAFTIYIPVLVHQTFDMVKSVINFYEHQPKDADPVLLYIHNYIERNDFFEQLQNGASIALGYLQDFGKMAVAFTMSFILSFFFMIEKKKTILFSRLFLKGEFSWFFQDIYYFADKFVNTFGLVLEAQFIIALLNTILTTIALAAFGFHQLLSLAIMIFILSLIPVAGVIISCVPLSFIAYSQGGIKDVVYILLTILIVHLLESYVLNPKLMSSKTELPIFYTFIVLLISERFLGVWGLIVGIPIFTFLLDILKVKEIPNHPLKE
- a CDS encoding MarR family winged helix-turn-helix transcriptional regulator, with the translated sequence MEDLYLENQLCFPLYAASKEIIRSYNPLLKPLDLTYTQYLVMRVLWENQQVTMKELGSLLCLDSGTLTPVIKKMADKGLLQRRRADKDERITILSLTSNGKALEEKAKDIPAKILASLPLEPDELVLLQKLSKKMLTNFREKH
- a CDS encoding organic hydroperoxide resistance protein; this translates as MKKMYSTKMINTGGRSGEVHSPDHSFELTIAAPGRRVADATNPEQLFAAGFSACFNSALELIKNQKNISGASTISAQVSLYAENEMSFVLGVEIEGHVEGLSLEETQELLEAAHKVCPYSKATAGNIEVTLTAVNS
- a CDS encoding YitT family protein — translated: MKQMKTMIWTYIKIMFALTILGVGINMFLGPHHIAAGGVSGLGILLESALGFDRAMVILVLNIIMLVLALVFLGKKPFFKVLFGSLVFPLIIAVVPEMMVTSDRLLSVIFGSAIFALGVAILYKNNSSSGGTTIPPLIFKKYFHLNTSIGLLVTDAFVVSLNLFIFGFEEFLYAILSIVITSIVMSYIETGMNRKKSIMVMSETSIEEIRQRLSAEIGRGLTLLEAKGGYNRKSKEVLLIVVTDQEFSRVKSLIEEIDPTAFVIVSSVAEVTGSGFTYHPIE
- a CDS encoding PaaI family thioesterase, encoding MNLIEYLQIETMSISKEQVELLLPISDIHLQPFGFLHGGINGILIETACSIGANQHLSSPQYAVSVDLHVNHLNSAQNGQLRVIARPTKIGRSIQFWAAEIYLEKENEPTPAHLIANGSCTLTVRNEST
- the menB gene encoding 1,4-dihydroxy-2-naphthoyl-CoA synthase, whose product is MREWQTIKDYEEILFEKHGKIAKITINRPQVHNAFTPKTVFEMIEAFTICRERQDIGVIILTGAGDQAFCSGGDQKVRGNGGYVGDDQIPRLNVLDLQRLIRVIPKPVIAMVKGWSIGGGNVLQLVCDITIAAENAKFGQTGPNVGSFDGGYGSGYLARVIGHKKAKEVWFMTKQYSATEALAMNWINTVVPLAEIEDVTIEWAEEMLKKSPLALRMIKAAMNADTDGLAGIQQLAGDATLLYYTMAEAQEGRDAFKEKREPDFDQFPKFP
- the menE gene encoding o-succinylbenzoate--CoA ligase, translated to MHSKKRESLTLTNFLNFPKQKPNSWLQRQALEQPDQPAFYTKDVCLTFSELNHYVQQLAYYFKRFISNQQKTIKRVAILSDNQTMMYQSILALWELGMEIQFLNTRLTSEELAYQLKDANTRLLITEHPEHFSFENVTIISFPEKKELIGRINEPPIDFGYQLEQIASIMYTSGTTGKPKGVPQTFSNHQASSLATQKSMAIESGENWLCCVPLYHISGLSILLRSLVLGISVHLCEKFHPSEVNQLILSEKTAYLSLVTKMLKDLLPFVPEDGYPSSLKQVLLGGGPIESTLLEDCCQLKLPVMLSYGMTETCSQVVAGKINLHSKFKDTVGRPLMGVQIKIDGTDQANESGEILLKGPSIVKGYLNGRDRHSWTKEGWFCTGDWGYLTDTGELKILSRMSERIISGGENIYPAEIEAIFLKSQKIAEAIVIGRADPNWGQRPVAYLKLIDKVSVNEICNLMEQLASYKHPDEIFVIHDLPKTASGKPLKRLFLTEERVNYIDYQLI
- a CDS encoding isochorismate synthase, with the protein product MTTNLFNLNLQEVPEADYVCYSFKIPYEPLANLFAKASDFKGTRFFWQTPDKNVGFLGFGRNLLKKRGNWSTEDLINAKQEFFKKLSFLVPEKETPILFGGLPFDAENKNQAPIWGELAEGCFILPELLIKQNHQQLTVVITASNHFKTLKELDEFIKEKMRLINEMKERCVPDFSPSQILKETEVAVPHFLKAVEETIEVTANKKSALKKVVLARQMQLVGKEFSVEKILLHLISQQPNTYLFVLEAKGQAFIGATPERLLQATDTHFLTASIAGSIARSSNEREDVTSGEKLLKDSKNIGEHQLVVERLTEQMHSFIKGKLTVSEKSLLKNRDIQHLCLTLKGSRQDGFSFLEVIRQLHPSPALGGVPKQAAIDWIAEKEPIGRGLYGGPIGWCSLTEDVGEFAVGIRSGVVSDTEVQLYAGCGIVPDSTPEAEYLETALKFQPMIRGVKE